TTTATGACGGGAACTCACTTCCTGAAAGTGTGCACAGTAACTGCAGCGTCAGTGACAGCCCTGTGGCCACAGGCCCCGCTCAAGTGCCTATGCCTTGGAGAGCCGGGGATGGCGCGTTCCTCCTCTCTGGACCCGGCCAGCGTGCGAGGCAGCAGGGCAGCAGGGAGGGCCCTGGatgctcccctcccccaagctCACAGTGGGCTTCCTGGCTGGAGCCTCGCCCACCCGCGTGGGAGACACTGTCGCCAGGTCTGTCGTCCAGGTGTTGTGGTCACGTGACCACAAGGTGGTGGAGGACCTGGCCACCGTGAGGGCGGTGCAGGGCCAGGGTGCAGCAGGGCTGCTGGGAACAGGTCAGATCTCAGTGCTGGCTTCGGTCTCTCCTGTCTGCATTGGGTCACTTTTCCGAGGAATCCGGGAGGAAGTAAAAGCTGTCTGTAGTTGGCTGAGACCTTACTTGCAGACGTAGATAGGGCAAGGATCTCCCTGGAGTCTGCTGCAGGCACGGAGCGGGGACTGGGCCCTGGCCCAGAAGGGACTAGCTGTCCCTGCCCGCCTGCCCAGGGCTGTGCCAAAGACTTTAtatagcatttttttaaagtgcaaagTGACTAGGTAAAAATTTTTATCAGTGACCAAATTAGAATGTATTTACTATAGTGAGAGGTTGAAAACCTTTTTTTAATGACACACTGATGGGAAAGCTGTCATTCAAAGGTGGGTCCATGGCTCCATGCAGCTCGCCCGCTGCTAACGGTAACTCTGACTCAGTTGTGGTGAACCTTTGTTTCTAATTATAGTGATGATTTATTAGCTCTTAGAAATTACGTATATTTTGTGCTACTGTAATCACTGtttaaagttctttatttttattaatatttatgcacTTGTTTCCCACAGCAGGCCTTTGGCCTTCTAGGCAAACGGGACAATGTCTGTAATCGACATCTAGCCTAgacattttcaaattataaacagGAACAATTAAGCTTTAGGTGTATTTATAAGCTACTCCGGTCAGTACTCTCTGTGGGGTTCCGGAAACTGGAGGCGCACCCCCCAGGTACTTGCTGGCTCTGACGACAGGTGTGGTGGCAAGACCAAAGAACCACCGGGGTGGGGCTCCTGGGCTGCCCCCCAGCGGCCGGGTGGCCCTGGCCTTCTGAGGGGCTGAGCGGGCCTCCCAGGCTGGGCCGGGCCGGGCTCAGGGTGTCACCGCCCCGCACTCGGGTGACAAAAGGGGGTGCTGGGCGTAGCAGCTGAAGCTACACGGTGCTCGGCGAGGCCGCGGCTCTTGCTGCCGAGTGTCAGCTCCTGCGTGCTCGGTGTTAGCGGTGACACTCCATCATCCCACCGTCTGTCGCTGTGGGCAGAAGACCTCGACTCCTTGTGGACGCTTCATACAAATTAATTTATGGAAGCCCCAATCTGTATGTTCGAGTGTTTAGATGAGAATGTTATTGGGATGGAGTTTTCTTAACCCAGAAGGTAGTATTTATAATGCATAATCATTTACTCGTAGTGAATTGTTTAAAGTTGTTAAcacttgtttaaatttttttacactATAGCATTTATGCAATGGTTTACAGAATTCATGGAATTATTTTTATCAGTATGGAAATTAATTAAAACTCTGATCTTTATTTTGTCTGCATCTTTGAGGACAACCCCGAGGGCCTGCTGGCTCAGAAGGAGAGAAAGGTCCTTAGGCCGAAGCCCACAGTCCTGAGGGTCACAGGGTGTCCCCACGCAGTCCAGGGTCGCCTCGCAGGGGCTCTGCCATCCCGGCCGTGGGCACCTGGGGGCCCCAGTGCTCAGAGCTGGGGGTTTCTGCCGAAACACCAGACAGTGGGAGTCAGGACCCGACCGGCAGGCATAAAGCCCGGGTGGGCTTGGCCCCCTCACCCCGCACCGGGCACCACAGACCTGTGGGCTTCCCGTAGGGGACGCCGTGCTGGGTCAGCACGCCTTGCAGTCTCTTTATCTCCTGGGACAGGGCCTTATGTGCCTAGACCGGGAGTGGAGAAGAGTGGTCAGGCCCTTGGTGGGAGGCCGTCCTTGGCCAGGGGGCCGTGTCTGTACCTCCTGGCAGCTCTCCAGCGTCTCAAACCGCAGGCCCTTGGTGCCTCCTTCCTGCTGCGCCGCTTCATTTGGTTCTGATGTCTTCAGATAACCAGCATCTTCAAAAATTGCCCTGAGCGACTTCTCGTAGCCCTGCAGGTGGAGGATGAGGAGGGAGCGCCCATTGGGCTGCCCGGCCCCCATGTGGGGCCTGCCCATGGCTCACCTGGGCCGTGATCAGCTCGTCCACCCGGTCCTGCTCCAGCTGGTCCCACCGCTGCTGCAGGGCCGCAGGCAGGGTCGGATACACTGAGGGTCCAATAGAAACTGGCTGAGCTGAGCCCCTCTGCCCCTCAAcgcccccgccgcccgcccgGGCACCCACCTAACAAGGAGTGGGGGTGGCAGACGAGGGGCGTCTCGAAGGTCAGCGCGTAGACACAGGTGCTTGGCTCAGACACGTGGGCCAGCCGGTTGCTTTTGCCACAGGTGAGCTCCACCTGGGGGGACCTCAGTGAGCAAGTGGGGGAAGCAggcacccccccgccccgcccccacctccaccgCCCACCTTGCTCTGCCGGCTTCGTGACTGGCATGCATCGCCATCCCGCATCCACATGCCCCTGAAGGTGTTGTTGGTGATCTCCCACTCATGCCAGATGCTGCGGAGGGGCAGAGAGTGAGGCGGGGTCGGGCACGGTGCCCCCGGGGCCTCGGCCGCACCCCGCTCACCCGAGGATCCCGCTGTAGGCGTTCCAGCGGAAGGTCTGCTCGTGCTGCGTCACGTTGTGGAACGGGCAGAGCTCGTACTTGTACCTGCGGGCACGGTGCCGTCAGCGGGGCCCCGGCCCCCAgccaccctgccctgccctcactCACGTGGACTCCACCAGGCTGAAGCACTTGCCAGAGAGTCTGGAGAGGTGCGCGGGGCCTGCGGGGAGAGCGTAGCCTGCTGAGCGTGGTGTCCTGAGCAGGCGCAGAGCCCAAAGTCAGGGCCCTTTGGGAGGGCGAGTGCCGGAAACGTGACAGCCAGGCGGAGGGCGTGAGCGACCTCACATAGCGCCGGCTCACACCCTGTGAAAACACCGCCAAGCGTTCCAGAGAAGGCTTACCTGCAGCCAGGTGAGCCCCTTGCAGTGAAGCCCCCGCCCTAGCGGGGCCTTGAGGAGCAGCCTGGCTGAGGCCTGCCAGGAGCCCAGCCTCTGTTCTGCTCAACTCGGATCCCAGGCAGGAAAGGGGGCTGCTCATGAAGGCTGCGGGTGAGGGGTGATGGTTGGACACACACAGCAGGCCGTCTGGGCCCAGGAGGAGTGCAGGGAGACCCCGGGGGCCTGCACGCGGACGCCCCCAGGCTCTGAACTCTGGGGCCCAGCCTGGTGAAGGGCCCCAGCACCGAGCCAGCCTGCAAGGGACCCGCAGCCTCTCCAAAGGAAAACGCAACAGGACCACCTGGGAGAAGCGCAGACGCTGGACTGACTGAAGACTTCAGTTAAACAAATGCCTAAAATATACTTAAGGGGCTGGAGGGAAACAGGAAGAACCAAAGTGAGTTGGGAAAATGACACGTGGGCAGAGAGGTGAGAACCATGTCGAGAGGAACTAGAAAACCCTGGAGCCGAAAAATACAACTGAACTAATAAACCCACAGAAGGAGTTCAACAGTTCTGAGCAGAGAGAAGAACCAGTGACGAGACAGTGGAGGTAAAGAGGAGGGGCAGAGACGGGATCTGAGGAAATAACTGCCCCAACCCAACAAAACACACGGATGGACAGATCCAGGCGGCTCACTGAACTCCATGTACAACACACTCAGAGACCCCCACCAAGACTGAAAAGAAACAGCAGACACCAAGTCAAAAGTGCCAAGAAGTGACTTGTTACATGAAGGAATCAATGATTATCCACCACTTATCTGCTACACTTGGGAGGCCAGGAAGCAGTGGGGTGGGAGGCAAAACTGTCAACCAAGGAGTCTATCTCCAGGAAACCCTCCTCCAAGAGTTAGGCAAAATCAAGACTCTCCCAGACAAAGGCTGAGCGATTTCATTACCACCAAGCCTGCCTTGGACGGAGCCCCTTATTGCCCCCAGGAAAGGCAAATACACGGGCAAACTCAAAGCAGTGCCATGGTCCTGAGCCGCAAATCTACAGGGTTCAAAAGACAAGAAGCATGGATGTAGCTACAGATTCATGCTTGAAGGGTCACTTTCTAAAGTCCACCACAAAGTTGGGGAGGGACAGAGTTGTGCAGGAGAGTCTTTCAAGTCACACCAACTTCAATCATGTACAAGTTAGACTTGAGTTACATGATCGTATGTAATCCCCTGGCgactggagaggaaatggctacATAGAATGCACACAAAAGGAGGTAAGAAGGATGTCAGAACAGGTCGCTTAGGAAAAGGTCAACAAAAGGAATGGAGGGAACGAGCAACAAAAAACAACTATACAACAAATTTTGCTGTTTTGTCTTCTCCAAATCCTTCCTTATCAGTGATTAAACGTAGACAGATTAAACTCTCCCATTCAGAAGGCACAGATTGGCTAAACGGGTAAAGAAATGTGACCCAACTGTGCATACTCTTATCTATAAGAGACACACTGAAGCTCGAGGGCACAAGCAGGCTgcaagtgagaggatggaaaaagacgCAAGTAGAGCGAGCGGGGACGGCCACGCCGACACCTGACGAGACAGACTGCCAGTCAGCGCTCTTCAGGGAGGTAAGGGGGGTGTTACACATGAGGGTCCCCTCACCAAGGTCGTGACAGTTACAAGCACACGGCACCAAACATCAGAGCGTTGGCAATGACGCCAAAGGCAACGGTACCAAAAGGAAAACTAGAAATGTGGGGCGCTCCCATAGCAACAGCAAAgccccaaacaacccaattaaaggATGGACCACGGGGACTTCCTTGGTCCAAGTGGCTTAGaaaagtggctaagactctgatgcagagggcctgggttctatccctggtcagggagctagatcccacatgccccaactaagacccagcacagccaaatatatcagaaaaaaaagtttttttaagatGGACCAAGGATTACTAGACATTTTcctgaagtgaaaaataaatacaaatcaaatccacaatgagatatcacttcatctACATTAGTATGGCCATTATTAAACAAACACAGAACAAATGCTGGTTAGGATACAGAGAAACCAGAACCTCTGCACACTgctactgctggtgggaatgtaaaatgcacAAGCCGCTGCTGAAAAGTCTGGTGGTTCCTCATAAAGCTTAAACATacggggttggccaaaaaggttcatctcagatttttctctaaagatttttcagaaaaacccaaacgaacctttggccaacccaacagaatCACATGATACAGCAAACTGACTCCTGGGTATGTGagctgaaagcagggactcaaacgtggaccatgttcacagcagccttATTCACAGTAACTGAAAGGTAAAAACCCAAGTGTGCACGGCAGATGAATAGACAGAATGCAGTGCGCATgggcaatggaatactattcagccttaaaaaggcaGGCAGTCTTGCCACAGGCCACAAAGATATCACAGACAGGATTTTTCTCCTACACAGACAGGATTTTAAAGCAGCTATATTGCAACCATGTTCCAGGGTGTTAAGGAAAACAAGGTGCATAAATGGAATCtcagcagagaaataaaaattagaaagagatgtgaaactctaaaaataatcttttaaaaagtcagaaataatTAGCCCGGAGATCCCTAAAATACACGTATTCATCATGCTCAAGGGAAGCTTATTCCAAGAACACAGTGTTGGCTCAATATTCAAAAGCCAAAGATCCCCACCctatcagttcagtccctcagtcgtgtccgactctttttcgacccatggactacagcacaccaggcctccctgtccaacaccaactcccggagcttgctcaaactcatgcccatcgagttggtgatgccatccaaccacctcatcctctgtcgtccccttctcctcctgccctccatctttcccagcatcagggtcttttccaatgagtcagttctttgcatcaggtggccaaagtattggagtttcagcttgaacatcagtccttccaatgaatattcacgactgacttcctttaggatgtaatggttcgatctccttgcagtgcaagggactctcaagagtcttctccaacaccacagttcaaaagcatcaattctttggcactcagctttctttatagtccaactctcacatccatacctgactatgggaaaaaccatagctttgactttgctggcaaagtaatgtctctgctttttaataatgctgtctaggttggccgtagcttttcttccaaggagcaagcatcttttaattttatggctacagtcaccatctgcagtgattttggagcccctcaaaacataaagtctctcactgtttccactgtttcccatctatttgccatgaagtgatgggaccagatgccatgatcttagttttctgaattttgagttttaagcccacttcatcactctcctctttcattttcatcaagaggctctttaattcttctttgctttctgccataagggtggtatcatctgcatatctgaggttattgatatttctcctggcaatcttgattccagcttgtgcgtcatccagcccagcatttctcacgatgtactctgcatagaagttaaataagcaaggtgacaatatacagccttgacgtgttcctttcccgatctggaaccagtctgttgttccatgtccaattctaactgttgcttcttgacctgcatacatatttctcaggaggcagatcaggtgatctggtattcccatctcttgaagaactttccacagtttgttgtgatccacatagtcaaaggctttggcatagtcaataaagcagaagtagatgtttttctggaactctcttgccttcttgatgatccaacagatattggcaatttgatctcgggttcctctgccttttctaaaaccagcttgaacatctggaaattcaccatccacgtactgttgaagcctggcttggagattttggggtattactttactagcatgtgagatgagtgcaattgtgtggtagtttgagcattctttggcattgcctttctttgggattggaatgaaaactgaccctttccagtcctgtggccactgctgagttttccaaatttgctggcatattgagtgcagcactttcacagcatcatctttcaggatttgaaagagctcaactggaattctatcacctccactagctttgttcatagtgatgcttcctaagtcccacttgacttcacattccaggatgtctggctctaggtgagtgatcacaccatcgtggttatctgggtcatgaagatcttttttgtacagttcttctgtgtattcttgccatctcattcttaatatcttctgcttctgttaggtccataccatttctgtcctttactgtgtccatctttggataaaatgttcccttggtctgattttcttgaaaagatttctagtctttctcattctattgtttttctctatttttttttgcattgatcactgagaaaagctttcttatctctccctgctattctttggaactctgcattcaaataggtatatttttccttttttcttttgtcttttagcttctcctcttttctcagctatttgtaaggcctcctcagacaaccattttgcctttttgcaattctttttcttggggatggtcttgatcactgtctcctgtccaatgtcacgaacctccgtccatagttcttcaggcactcactctatcatctatttctcacttccactgtataatcctaaggcatttgatttaggtcatacctgaatggtctactggttttctctactttcttcaatttaagtctaaattttgcaataaggagttcatgatctgagccacagtcagctcctggtcgtctttttgctgactatatagagcttctcgcCTACCCTAGAAACAgcttgaaaaagaaaactcaggacCACCTTGATAGGTTTagaaaaaacctttgacaaaaccCAACAGCTATTCATGGTAAAAACTCAGCAACCAGGAACAGCCTGGAAGGTCCTCTCCCTGAGAAAGGGCTATACATGGGAGCTTCAGGTGAGAGACAGAGGCCA
This genomic interval from Bos mutus isolate GX-2022 chromosome 25, NWIPB_WYAK_1.1, whole genome shotgun sequence contains the following:
- the GNPTG gene encoding N-acetylglucosamine-1-phosphotransferase subunit gamma isoform X1; amino-acid sequence: MAARLAGLAVLLGFAARGPAPGGAAKMKVVEEPNTFGLNNPFLPQTSRLQPKRDPSPVSGPAHLSRLSGKCFSLVESTYKYELCPFHNVTQHEQTFRWNAYSGILGIWHEWEITNNTFRGMWMRDGDACQSRSRQSKVELTCGKSNRLAHVSEPSTCVYALTFETPLVCHPHSLLVYPTLPAALQQRWDQLEQDRVDELITAQGYEKSLRAIFEDAGYLKTSEPNEAAQQEGGTKGLRFETLESCQEAHKALSQEIKRLQGVLTQHGVPYGKPTETPSSEHWGPQVPTAGMAEPLRGDPGLRGDTL
- the GNPTG gene encoding N-acetylglucosamine-1-phosphotransferase subunit gamma isoform X2: MAARLAGLAVLLGFAARGPAPGGAAKMKVVEEPNTFGLNNPFLPQTSRLQPKRDPSPVSGPAHLSRLSGKCFSLVESTIWHEWEITNNTFRGMWMRDGDACQSRSRQSKVELTCGKSNRLAHVSEPSTCVYALTFETPLVCHPHSLLVYPTLPAALQQRWDQLEQDRVDELITAQGYEKSLRAIFEDAGYLKTSEPNEAAQQEGGTKGLRFETLESCQEAHKALSQEIKRLQGVLTQHGVPYGKPTETPSSEHWGPQVPTAGMAEPLRGDPGLRGDTL